ACGTGGCCGCGGAGCTCGGCGTCCCGGCCTACTTCTTCTTCACGTCGGGCGCGGCGATCCTGGCTTTCCTGCTCCATCTCCCGGTGCTGCACGGCCAGAGCACGGCGAGCTTCCGGGACATGGGGGAAGAAGAGATGGTGCACGTGCCGGGGATCCCCTCGCTGCCGGCGACGCACCTCATCCTGCCGATCATGGACCGCGACGACGCAGCATACACGGGGTTCCTGAACATGtgcggcgacctgtgccgttcccAGGGGGTCAtcgtcaacaccttccgctcgcTGGAGCCTCGCGCGGTGGACGCCATCGCCGCCGGGCTCTGCACACCGTCAGGCGTGCCGGCTCCTCCGGTGCACTGCATCGGACCGCTGGTGAAGCAGGAGGAGACGGCCGTGAGCCGCGGCGGCGTGGAGTGCCTGGCGTGGCTGGACACCCAGCCCGAGGCGAGCGTGGTGTTCCTCTGCTTCGGCAGCCTCGGCCGGTTCGACGTGAGGCAGACGAGGGAGGTGGCGACGGGGCTGGAGGCGAGCGGGCAGAGGTTCGTGTGGGTGGTGCGGAGCCCACCCAGCGACGACCCGGCGAGGAagtacgagacgccgccggagcCCGACCTGGCCGCTCTCCTTCCTGAGGGCTTCCTGGAACGCACCGAGGGCAGGGGCCTCGTGATCAAGTCGTGGGCGCCGCAGCGCGACGTGCTGGCGCACGGCGCGGTGGGCGGTTTTGTGacgcactgcgggtggaactcggTGCTGGAGTCCGTCATGGCGGGCGTGCCGATGCTGGCATGGCCGTTGTACGCGGGGCAGCGTATGATTAGGGTTTTcttggaggaggagctccggctgGCCGTGGCGGTGCAAGGGTACGACAAGGAAGGCGGCGTTGTGGAGGCCGGGGAGGTGGCGGCGAAGGTGAGGTGGATGATGGACTCCGACGGCGGGAGGGCGCTCCGGGAGCGCGCGCAGGCGGCGATGCGACGGGCCAGGGAGGCTGTCTGCGAGGGCGGGGAGTCTGAGGTGACGTTGGCACGTCTGGTGGACGCGTGGACACTTGCTTGATCTGTTATTGTTACTTCGTGGTACTGCTTGTGTTAGATCGGGCGAGTTATCATGTCCGGCGATAAAGTTGGTCTCGTGGTGATCTTGGTTGCTCTTGGTGGCCAATCCGGCCAATCCTGCCCTCTACTCTTTGGTCTCGTCTCAGTGTTTCTGTTCTCTGTTCAAGCACTAGGGTGAGCACCTCCAGCCGACGATACGCCGCCCTTCGATCTAGGACGAGGGAGTAGGGGCTTCTTCCGGTTTCGGAGACAGATCATGGCCTTTGGCCCTTTGATGGGTGGTCGCTCCTCGACGGCGAGCTCCCTCCGATGTCAACTTTCGCCGCTTCTTGTACGTGGCTTTGCCTTGGTCATTTGGTGGATGAAAACTTCGACGATCAAGCTGATGTGTGTGTCTGCTTGTGTGTGTAATCTTAGTTATTCGTGGTTTTATTAATTCAAAactaggtactccctccgtcttagTTTACTAGTCTTCCTCGTATCCCTAGGTTACCAATtttacctatataatttaaattatataatgcaaaaattatattattagaaaaatagaacatctaaacttgctgatgatataatttttataacatataactaatactAATTTGATTATATTTAGGATCTTAAGGTGCGCGcacgccttataaactgtgagagaggaagTACTATCGATGGAAGCTATCGTATTATGTAGGTTTCAGTTGTTGACTGATAGTATCCCCCAAATTGGCGCCAGCAGGGGCGCCGGCAACTCCGTTTGGGGGCCGCCGACatagcatcc
The genomic region above belongs to Lolium rigidum isolate FL_2022 unplaced genomic scaffold, APGP_CSIRO_Lrig_0.1 contig_46325_1, whole genome shotgun sequence and contains:
- the LOC124681556 gene encoding UDP-glycosyltransferase 88F5-like, producing MAGAATTMTMPRKTVVLYPSPGMGHLVSMIELGKIFAARHLAVTIVVVDPPFNTGATAPFLAGVSAANPSISFHRLPPVKLLEPVESKHQEALTFEVARVSNPHLRDFLLAGGASPSVLVIDFFCSVALDVAAELGVPAYFFFTSGAAILAFLLHLPVLHGQSTASFRDMGEEEMVHVPGIPSLPATHLILPIMDRDDAAYTGFLNMCGDLCRSQGVIVNTFRSLEPRAVDAIAAGLCTPSGVPAPPVHCIGPLVKQEETAVSRGGVECLAWLDTQPEASVVFLCFGSLGRFDVRQTREVATGLEASGQRFVWVVRSPPSDDPARKYETPPEPDLAALLPEGFLERTEGRGLVIKSWAPQRDVLAHGAVGGFVTHCGWNSVLESVMAGVPMLAWPLYAGQRMIRVFLEEELRLAVAVQGYDKEGGVVEAGEVAAKVRWMMDSDGGRALRERAQAAMRRAREAVCEGGESEVTLARLVDAWTLA